The following coding sequences lie in one Acipenser ruthenus chromosome 47, fAciRut3.2 maternal haplotype, whole genome shotgun sequence genomic window:
- the LOC117966205 gene encoding nuclear receptor subfamily 2 group F member 6-like: MAMVSGGWGDPNGETNGLGEKGYLREDEEGSPQAGGSDAEPVVDDRGCVVDCGVCGDKSSGKHYGVFTCEGCKSFFKRSIRRNLSYTCRSNRDCQIDQHHRNQCQYCRLKKCFRVGMRKEAVQRGRIPPSHLGISPTSTPGGDFLNGQPVSELISQLLRAEPYPSGRYGSQYNPQQGGSVMGIDSICELAARLLFSTIEWARSIPFFPELPVSEQVALLRLSWSELFILNAAQSSLPLHMAPLLAAAGFHSSPMSAERVVSFMDQVRVFQDQVEKLSRLQVDSAEYSCLKAIALFSPDACGLTDPVHVESLQEKAQVALTEYVRAQYPGQPQRFGRLLLRLPALRAVPASLISQLFFMRLVGKTPIETLIRDMQLSGSSISWPYVPGQ; encoded by the exons ATGGCAATGGTGAGCGGGGGATGGGGCGACCCGAACGGAGAGACCAACGGCCTGGGAGAGAAGGGCTACCTGCGGGAGGATGAGGAGGGGTCCCCCCAGGCTGGGGGCAGCGATGCGGAGCCTGTGGTGGATGACAGGGGCTGTGTGGTGGACTGCGGGGTCTGCGGGGACAAGTCAAGCGGTAAGCACTACGGCGTCTTCACCTGCGAGGGCTGCAAGAGCTTCTTCAAGAGGAGCATCCGGCGCAACCTCAGCTACACCTGCAG ATCAAACCGGGACTGCCAGATAGACCAACACCACCGGAACCAGTGCCAGTACTGCCGGCTCAAGAAATGCTTTCGGGTTGGGATGCGCAAGGAAG CCGTGCAGAGGGGTCGCATCCCTCCGTCCCACTTGGGAATCAGCCCCACATCCACCCCAGGGGGGGACTTCTTGAATGGACAGCCGGTCTCAGAGCTCATCTCCCAGCTCCTGCGGGCTGAGCCCTACCCCAGCGGGCGCTACGGCTCCCAGTACAACCCGCAGCAGGGGGGCAGCGTGATGGGCATCGACAGCATCTGCGAGCTGGCGGCACGGCTGCTCTTCAGCACCATCGAGTGGGCGCGCAGCATCCCCTTCTTCCCGGAGCTGCCCGTGTCGGAGCAGGTGGCACTGCTGAGGCTCAGCTGGAGCGAGCTGTTCATCCTCAACGCCGCCCAGTCCTCCCTGCCCCTGCACATGGCCCCCCTGCTGGCCGCGGCCGGCTTTCACTCCTCCCCCATGTCCGCGGAGCGCGTCGTGTCCTTCATGGACCAGGTGCGGGTGTTCCAGGACCAGGTGGAGAAGCTGAGCCGCCTGCAGGTTGACTCGGCTGAGTACAGCTGCCTCAAAGCCATCGCGCTCTTCTCCCCAG ACGCCTGCGGGCTCACAGACCCGGTTCACGTGGAGAGCCTGCAGGAGAAGGCCCAGGTCGCTCTGACGGAGTACGTGAGGGCTCAGTACCCGGGGCAGCCCCAGCGCTTCGGCCGGCTGCTGCTCAGACTGCCCGCGCTCCGAGCGGTGCCCGCATCCCTCATCTCACAGCTCTTCTTCATGAGGCTGGTGGGCAAGACGCCCATCGAGACCCTGATTCGAGACATGCAGCTGTCCGGCAGCTCCATCAGCTGGCCCTACGTCCCGGGGCAGTAA